A portion of the Physeter macrocephalus isolate SW-GA chromosome 15, ASM283717v5, whole genome shotgun sequence genome contains these proteins:
- the MFSD3 gene encoding major facilitator superfamily domain-containing protein 3 isoform X5 — protein MSWLKYLRVGLGVGRPQRPTGLGRVLAKAPAPLWMRFLTIVPASLSLLGLRCPTQQGSGQERAGEAQVSHWVGTALSKASWGQAGGGLDWLSWPCRWTLEGVSGSNRVLPWAERGLRPFPRTSCLPRRSAATGLGRAPRPLAQREHPRHTLHLGQDLLAVPGTLWTVGFVLTYKLVWSPARPSAGPAPATLPWASLSCFTLTLSVIEGQPLLSPGICGPGRRQGWGSVTEAQVEVCQPPLLTLFCRQPLPLLKSALQFHLGGLACQTAMLFHLDSPGASLAPSTVLRGTALLSLCLQHFLGGLVTTTTFTLMMRCSQLAPSALQQATHYSLLASLELLGKLLMGTLAGALADSLGPRLCFSVFLALSAAPMLYLGLAPNTLA, from the exons ATGTCTTGGCTCAAGTATCTGCGAGTTGGTTTAGGGGTTGGCAGGCCTCAGCGACCCACGGGCTTAGGGAGAGTATTGGCCAAGGCCCCAGCTCCACTCTGGATGCGGTTCTTAACCATAGTCCCTGCTTCACTATCTCTTCTGGGCCTCAGGTGCCCCACACAGCAAGGTTCTGggcaggagagggcaggggaggcgcaggtttctcattgggTGGGCACCGCCCTCTCCAAGGCCAGCTGGGGTCAGGCTGGGGGCGGCCTGGACTGGCTCTCCTGGCCTTGTCGCTGGACACTAGAGGGCGTTTCGGGCAGCAACCGGGTGCTTCCTTGGGCTGAACGTGGGCTCAGGCCTTTCCCACGAACTTCCTGCCTTCCACGACGCTCTGCGGCCACTGGCCTGGGGAGGGCGCCGAGACCACTAGCACAGCGAG AACACCCCCGACACACCCTGCACCTTGGGCAGGACTTGCTGGCCGTGCCTGGGACCCTGTGGACAGTGGGCTTCGTGCTCACCTACAAGCTGG TCTGGAGCCCAGCCCGGCCCTCTGCAGGTCCAGCTCCAGCCACCCTCCCTTGGGCCTCTCTGAGCTGCTTCACGCTGACCCTGAGCGTCATCGAAGGCCAGCCCCTGCTGTCTCCTGGCATCTGTGGCCCAGgaagaaggcagggctgggggagcgtGACTGAGGCCCAGGTGGAGGTGTGCCAGCCACCACTGCTGACTCTCTTCTGCAG gcagccACTGCCCCTGTTGAAGTCAGCGCTTCAGTTCCATCTTGGGGGCCTGGCCTGCCAGACTGCCATGCTCTTTCACCTGGACAGCCCTGGGGCCAGCCTGGCCCCCAGCACAGTCCTGAGAG GGACAGCCCTGCTGAGCCTGTGTCTGCAGCACTTCCTGGGGGGCCTGGTCACAACCACCACCTTCACCCTGATGATGCGCTGCAGCCAGCTGGCACCAAGTGCCCTGCAG caggcCACACACTACAGTCTCCTGGCCAGTCTGGAGCTGCTGGGGAAGCTGCTGATGGGCACGCTGGCTGGAGCCCTGGCTGACAGCCTGGGGCCACGCCTCTGCTTCTCCGTCTTCCTCGCTCTCTCAGCCGCACCCATGCTGTACCTGGGCCTTGCACCCAACACCCTGGCCTGA
- the MFSD3 gene encoding major facilitator superfamily domain-containing protein 3 isoform X2, giving the protein MPPRPALNPDPATRAWAPAPGPAPRLLAMRGKLLPLAGLYLVQGLPYGLQSGLLPVLLRARGLSLTRVGLAKALYAPWLFKLVWAPLVDTRGSPRAWLTLSTAALGLVCGLLASHPPAAAGQAGLPVTVAGLLLLLNLAAAVQDVALDMLALRLLEPTELGPGNMVQVVAYKLGAVLAGGGLLAFGPTLSWPRLFLLLAATYWLAAALTWVAPALRQLPTPLPSEHPRHTLHLGQDLLAVPGTLWTVGFVLTYKLGEQGTSGLFPLLLLDCGISAPELGLWNGVGAVACSIAGSSLGGALLARRRQPLPLLKSALQFHLGGLACQTAMLFHLDSPGASLAPSTVLRGTALLSLCLQHFLGGLVTTTTFTLMMRCSQLAPSALQATHYSLLASLELLGKLLMGTLAGALADSLGPRLCFSVFLALSAAPMLYLGLAPNTLA; this is encoded by the exons ATGCCGCCCCGGCCGGCCTTGAACCCAGACCCAGCCACTAGAGCTTgggccccagcccccggcccagCGCCCCGCCTCCTCGCCATGCGTGGGAAGCTGCTGCCGCTGGCCGGCCTTTACCTGGTGCAGGGCCTGCCCTATGGGCTGCAGTCTGGGCTGCTGCCCGTGCTGCTGCGGGCCCGCGGCCTCTCCCTGACACGCGTGGGACTGGCCAAGGCGCTGTACGCACCGTGGCTGTTCAAACTTGTGTGGGCCCCGCTGGTGGACACTCGGGGCTCCCCAAGGGCCTGGCTGACGCTCAGCACGGCTGCTCTGGGCCTGGTGTGTGGGCTGCTGGCATCCCACCCTCCCGCCGCAGCTGGTCAGGCCGGGCTGCCTGTCACGGTGGCGgggctgcttctgctgctgaATCTGGCTGCAGCCGTGCAGGATGTGGCCCTGGACATGCTGGCTTTGCGGCTCCTGGAGCCCACAGAGCTGGGGCCTGGCAACATGGTGCAGGTGGTTGCGTACAAGCTGGGGGCGGTGCTGGCTGGGGGTGGGCTGCTGGCCTTTGGGCCCACCCTCTCCTGGCCCCGGCTCTTTCTGCTCCTGGCTGCCACTTACTGGTTGGCTGCTGCCTTGACCTGGGTGGCACCAGCCCTGCGACAGCTTCCCACACCTCTGCCCTCAGAACACCCCCGACACACCCTGCACCTTGGGCAGGACTTGCTGGCCGTGCCTGGGACCCTGTGGACAGTGGGCTTCGTGCTCACCTACAAGCTGG GTGAGCAGGGCACCAGCGGCCTCTTCCCACTGCTCTTGCTGGACTGCGGCATCTCTGCCCCAGAGCTGGGGCTGTGGAATGGTGTGGGCGCTGTGGCCTGCTCCATTGCTGGCTCATCCCTGGGTGGGGCCCTCCTGGCCAGGCGCCG gcagccACTGCCCCTGTTGAAGTCAGCGCTTCAGTTCCATCTTGGGGGCCTGGCCTGCCAGACTGCCATGCTCTTTCACCTGGACAGCCCTGGGGCCAGCCTGGCCCCCAGCACAGTCCTGAGAG GGACAGCCCTGCTGAGCCTGTGTCTGCAGCACTTCCTGGGGGGCCTGGTCACAACCACCACCTTCACCCTGATGATGCGCTGCAGCCAGCTGGCACCAAGTGCCCTGCAG gcCACACACTACAGTCTCCTGGCCAGTCTGGAGCTGCTGGGGAAGCTGCTGATGGGCACGCTGGCTGGAGCCCTGGCTGACAGCCTGGGGCCACGCCTCTGCTTCTCCGTCTTCCTCGCTCTCTCAGCCGCACCCATGCTGTACCTGGGCCTTGCACCCAACACCCTGGCCTGA
- the MFSD3 gene encoding major facilitator superfamily domain-containing protein 3 isoform X4, with translation MSWLKYLRVGLGVGRPQRPTGLGRVLAKAPAPLWMRFLTIVPASLSLLGLRCPTQQGSGQERAGEAQVSHWVGTALSKASWGQAGGGLDWLSWPCRWTLEGVSGSNRVLPWAERGLRPFPRTSCLPRRSAATGLGRAPRPLAQRGEGPAAEVSGSRQWVLRGGPSGPCGHQAPEHPRHTLHLGQDLLAVPGTLWTVGFVLTYKLGEQGTSGLFPLLLLDCGISAPELGLWNGVGAVACSIAGSSLGGALLARRRQPLPLLKSALQFHLGGLACQTAMLFHLDSPGASLAPSTVLRGTALLSLCLQHFLGGLVTTTTFTLMMRCSQLAPSALQQATHYSLLASLELLGKLLMGTLAGALADSLGPRLCFSVFLALSAAPMLYLGLAPNTLA, from the exons ATGTCTTGGCTCAAGTATCTGCGAGTTGGTTTAGGGGTTGGCAGGCCTCAGCGACCCACGGGCTTAGGGAGAGTATTGGCCAAGGCCCCAGCTCCACTCTGGATGCGGTTCTTAACCATAGTCCCTGCTTCACTATCTCTTCTGGGCCTCAGGTGCCCCACACAGCAAGGTTCTGggcaggagagggcaggggaggcgcaggtttctcattgggTGGGCACCGCCCTCTCCAAGGCCAGCTGGGGTCAGGCTGGGGGCGGCCTGGACTGGCTCTCCTGGCCTTGTCGCTGGACACTAGAGGGCGTTTCGGGCAGCAACCGGGTGCTTCCTTGGGCTGAACGTGGGCTCAGGCCTTTCCCACGAACTTCCTGCCTTCCACGACGCTCTGCGGCCACTGGCCTGGGGAGGGCGCCGAGACCACTAGCACAGCGAGGTGAGGGTCCAGCAGCCGAAGTAAGCGGTAGTAGACAGTGGGTCCTCCGTGGGGGGCCCAGTGGACCCTGCGGCCACCAGGCTCCAG AACACCCCCGACACACCCTGCACCTTGGGCAGGACTTGCTGGCCGTGCCTGGGACCCTGTGGACAGTGGGCTTCGTGCTCACCTACAAGCTGG GTGAGCAGGGCACCAGCGGCCTCTTCCCACTGCTCTTGCTGGACTGCGGCATCTCTGCCCCAGAGCTGGGGCTGTGGAATGGTGTGGGCGCTGTGGCCTGCTCCATTGCTGGCTCATCCCTGGGTGGGGCCCTCCTGGCCAGGCGCCG gcagccACTGCCCCTGTTGAAGTCAGCGCTTCAGTTCCATCTTGGGGGCCTGGCCTGCCAGACTGCCATGCTCTTTCACCTGGACAGCCCTGGGGCCAGCCTGGCCCCCAGCACAGTCCTGAGAG GGACAGCCCTGCTGAGCCTGTGTCTGCAGCACTTCCTGGGGGGCCTGGTCACAACCACCACCTTCACCCTGATGATGCGCTGCAGCCAGCTGGCACCAAGTGCCCTGCAG caggcCACACACTACAGTCTCCTGGCCAGTCTGGAGCTGCTGGGGAAGCTGCTGATGGGCACGCTGGCTGGAGCCCTGGCTGACAGCCTGGGGCCACGCCTCTGCTTCTCCGTCTTCCTCGCTCTCTCAGCCGCACCCATGCTGTACCTGGGCCTTGCACCCAACACCCTGGCCTGA
- the MFSD3 gene encoding major facilitator superfamily domain-containing protein 3 isoform X1 — protein sequence MPPRPALNPDPATRAWAPAPGPAPRLLAMRGKLLPLAGLYLVQGLPYGLQSGLLPVLLRARGLSLTRVGLAKALYAPWLFKLVWAPLVDTRGSPRAWLTLSTAALGLVCGLLASHPPAAAGQAGLPVTVAGLLLLLNLAAAVQDVALDMLALRLLEPTELGPGNMVQVVAYKLGAVLAGGGLLAFGPTLSWPRLFLLLAATYWLAAALTWVAPALRQLPTPLPSEHPRHTLHLGQDLLAVPGTLWTVGFVLTYKLGEQGTSGLFPLLLLDCGISAPELGLWNGVGAVACSIAGSSLGGALLARRRQPLPLLKSALQFHLGGLACQTAMLFHLDSPGASLAPSTVLRGTALLSLCLQHFLGGLVTTTTFTLMMRCSQLAPSALQQATHYSLLASLELLGKLLMGTLAGALADSLGPRLCFSVFLALSAAPMLYLGLAPNTLA from the exons ATGCCGCCCCGGCCGGCCTTGAACCCAGACCCAGCCACTAGAGCTTgggccccagcccccggcccagCGCCCCGCCTCCTCGCCATGCGTGGGAAGCTGCTGCCGCTGGCCGGCCTTTACCTGGTGCAGGGCCTGCCCTATGGGCTGCAGTCTGGGCTGCTGCCCGTGCTGCTGCGGGCCCGCGGCCTCTCCCTGACACGCGTGGGACTGGCCAAGGCGCTGTACGCACCGTGGCTGTTCAAACTTGTGTGGGCCCCGCTGGTGGACACTCGGGGCTCCCCAAGGGCCTGGCTGACGCTCAGCACGGCTGCTCTGGGCCTGGTGTGTGGGCTGCTGGCATCCCACCCTCCCGCCGCAGCTGGTCAGGCCGGGCTGCCTGTCACGGTGGCGgggctgcttctgctgctgaATCTGGCTGCAGCCGTGCAGGATGTGGCCCTGGACATGCTGGCTTTGCGGCTCCTGGAGCCCACAGAGCTGGGGCCTGGCAACATGGTGCAGGTGGTTGCGTACAAGCTGGGGGCGGTGCTGGCTGGGGGTGGGCTGCTGGCCTTTGGGCCCACCCTCTCCTGGCCCCGGCTCTTTCTGCTCCTGGCTGCCACTTACTGGTTGGCTGCTGCCTTGACCTGGGTGGCACCAGCCCTGCGACAGCTTCCCACACCTCTGCCCTCAGAACACCCCCGACACACCCTGCACCTTGGGCAGGACTTGCTGGCCGTGCCTGGGACCCTGTGGACAGTGGGCTTCGTGCTCACCTACAAGCTGG GTGAGCAGGGCACCAGCGGCCTCTTCCCACTGCTCTTGCTGGACTGCGGCATCTCTGCCCCAGAGCTGGGGCTGTGGAATGGTGTGGGCGCTGTGGCCTGCTCCATTGCTGGCTCATCCCTGGGTGGGGCCCTCCTGGCCAGGCGCCG gcagccACTGCCCCTGTTGAAGTCAGCGCTTCAGTTCCATCTTGGGGGCCTGGCCTGCCAGACTGCCATGCTCTTTCACCTGGACAGCCCTGGGGCCAGCCTGGCCCCCAGCACAGTCCTGAGAG GGACAGCCCTGCTGAGCCTGTGTCTGCAGCACTTCCTGGGGGGCCTGGTCACAACCACCACCTTCACCCTGATGATGCGCTGCAGCCAGCTGGCACCAAGTGCCCTGCAG caggcCACACACTACAGTCTCCTGGCCAGTCTGGAGCTGCTGGGGAAGCTGCTGATGGGCACGCTGGCTGGAGCCCTGGCTGACAGCCTGGGGCCACGCCTCTGCTTCTCCGTCTTCCTCGCTCTCTCAGCCGCACCCATGCTGTACCTGGGCCTTGCACCCAACACCCTGGCCTGA
- the MFSD3 gene encoding major facilitator superfamily domain-containing protein 3 isoform X3: MSWLKYLRVGLGVGRPQRPTGLGRVLAKAPAPLWMRFLTIVPASLSLLGLRCPTQQGSGQERAGEAQVSHWVGTALSKASWGQAGGGLDWLSWPCRWTLEGVSGSNRVLPWAERGLRPFPRTSCLPRRSAATGLGRAPRPLAQRGEGPAAEVSGSRQWVLRGGPSGPCGHQAPEHPRHTLHLGQDLLAVPGTLWTVGFVLTYKLVWSPARPSAGPAPATLPWASLSCFTLTLSVIEGQPLLSPGICGPGRRQGWGSVTEAQVEVCQPPLLTLFCRQPLPLLKSALQFHLGGLACQTAMLFHLDSPGASLAPSTVLRGTALLSLCLQHFLGGLVTTTTFTLMMRCSQLAPSALQQATHYSLLASLELLGKLLMGTLAGALADSLGPRLCFSVFLALSAAPMLYLGLAPNTLA, encoded by the exons ATGTCTTGGCTCAAGTATCTGCGAGTTGGTTTAGGGGTTGGCAGGCCTCAGCGACCCACGGGCTTAGGGAGAGTATTGGCCAAGGCCCCAGCTCCACTCTGGATGCGGTTCTTAACCATAGTCCCTGCTTCACTATCTCTTCTGGGCCTCAGGTGCCCCACACAGCAAGGTTCTGggcaggagagggcaggggaggcgcaggtttctcattgggTGGGCACCGCCCTCTCCAAGGCCAGCTGGGGTCAGGCTGGGGGCGGCCTGGACTGGCTCTCCTGGCCTTGTCGCTGGACACTAGAGGGCGTTTCGGGCAGCAACCGGGTGCTTCCTTGGGCTGAACGTGGGCTCAGGCCTTTCCCACGAACTTCCTGCCTTCCACGACGCTCTGCGGCCACTGGCCTGGGGAGGGCGCCGAGACCACTAGCACAGCGAGGTGAGGGTCCAGCAGCCGAAGTAAGCGGTAGTAGACAGTGGGTCCTCCGTGGGGGGCCCAGTGGACCCTGCGGCCACCAGGCTCCAG AACACCCCCGACACACCCTGCACCTTGGGCAGGACTTGCTGGCCGTGCCTGGGACCCTGTGGACAGTGGGCTTCGTGCTCACCTACAAGCTGG TCTGGAGCCCAGCCCGGCCCTCTGCAGGTCCAGCTCCAGCCACCCTCCCTTGGGCCTCTCTGAGCTGCTTCACGCTGACCCTGAGCGTCATCGAAGGCCAGCCCCTGCTGTCTCCTGGCATCTGTGGCCCAGgaagaaggcagggctgggggagcgtGACTGAGGCCCAGGTGGAGGTGTGCCAGCCACCACTGCTGACTCTCTTCTGCAG gcagccACTGCCCCTGTTGAAGTCAGCGCTTCAGTTCCATCTTGGGGGCCTGGCCTGCCAGACTGCCATGCTCTTTCACCTGGACAGCCCTGGGGCCAGCCTGGCCCCCAGCACAGTCCTGAGAG GGACAGCCCTGCTGAGCCTGTGTCTGCAGCACTTCCTGGGGGGCCTGGTCACAACCACCACCTTCACCCTGATGATGCGCTGCAGCCAGCTGGCACCAAGTGCCCTGCAG caggcCACACACTACAGTCTCCTGGCCAGTCTGGAGCTGCTGGGGAAGCTGCTGATGGGCACGCTGGCTGGAGCCCTGGCTGACAGCCTGGGGCCACGCCTCTGCTTCTCCGTCTTCCTCGCTCTCTCAGCCGCACCCATGCTGTACCTGGGCCTTGCACCCAACACCCTGGCCTGA
- the GPT gene encoding alanine aminotransferase 1 isoform X2: MCPGPSTRSSQVLALCVHPDLLNSPDFPDDAKRRAERILQACGGHSLGAYSISSGTQLIREDVARYIERRDGGIPADPNNIFLSTGASDAIVTLLKLLVAGEGRTRTGVLIPIPQYPLYSAALAELNAVQVDYYLDEERAWALDVAELRRALLQARDHCRPRALCIINPGNPTGQVQTRECIEAVIRFAFEEGLFLLADEVYQDNVYAEGSQFHSFKKVRLPRRLRGGGEHGRSGAAADAEAAERAPVPAHAGPGPARRGGQPARALRPLLRAVPGGEAGGAGRAGGQGQAHAAGLQRGSRHPLQPGAGSHVLLPARAAAPARGAARSGAGPGSRHVLLPAPPGGDRHLRRAWQWLRAAGRHLPLPDDHSAPHGEAAALAGNAEPVPRQVHPRVLLRTPLGARLGRTALRVLGSLEPSGLAPAACVAGPLPLFRPLIKQWAGFAAWRLCARLYAPPPPCPLLTAFLCGVLCRPGGPGGVVREGFQGR; encoded by the exons ATGTGCCCTGGCCCCAGCACTCGCTCCTCCCAGGTCCTGGCGCTCTGCGTCCACCCTGATCTCCTGAACAGCCCTGACTTCCCTGACGACGCCAAGAGGAGGGCGGAGCGCATCTTGCAGGCATGTGGGGGCCACAGCCTGG GGGCCTACAGCATCAGCTCTGGCACCCAGCTGATCCGCGAGGACGTGGCGCGGTACATTGAGCGGCGCGATGGAGGCATTCCCGCCGACCCCAATAACATCTTCCTGTCCACGGGGGCCAGCGACGCCATCGTG ACGTTGCTGAAGTTGCTGGTGGCCGGCGAGGGTCGCACGCGCACGGGCGTGCTCATTcccatccctcagtatccactcTACTCCGCCGCGCTGGCCGAGCTCAACGCGGTGCAGGTGGACTACTACCTGGACGAGGAGCGCGCCTGGGCGCTCGACGTGGCCGAGCTGCGGCGCGCGCTGCTCCAGGCGCGTGACCACTGTCGCCCCCGCGCGCTCTGCATCATCAACCCCGGCAACCCCACCG GGCAGGTGCAGACCCGCGAGTGCATTGAGGCCGTGATCCGCTTCGCCTTTGAGGAGGGGCTCTTCCTGTTGGCTGATGAG GTGTACCAAGACAACGTGTACGCCGAGGGCTCGCAGTTCCACTCGTTCAAGAAG GTGCGGCTTCCGCGGCGGCTACGTGGAGGTGGTGAACATGGACGCAGCGGTGCAGCAGCAGATGCAGAAGCTGCGGAGCGTGCGCCTGTGCCCGCCCACGCCGGGCCAGGTCCTGCTAGACGTGGCGGTCAGCCCGCCCGCGCCCTCCGACCCCTCCTTCGCGCAGTTCCAGGCG GAGAGGCGGGCGGTGCTGGCCGAGCTGGCGGCCAAGGCCAAGCTCACGCAGCAGGTCTTCAACGAGGCTCCCGGCATCCGCTGCAACCCGGTGCAGGGAGCCATGTACTCCTTCCCGCGCGTGCAGCTGCCCCCGCGCGCGGTGCAGCGCGCTCAG GAGCTGGGCCTGGCTCCCGACATGTTCTTTTGCCTGCGCCTCCTGGAGGAGACCGGCATCTGCGTCGTGCCTGGCAGTGGCTTCGGGCAGCGGGAAGGCACCTACCACTTCCG GATGACCATTCTGCCCCCCATGGAGAAGCTGCGGCCCTTGCTGGAAACGCTGAGCCAGTTCCACGCCAAGTTCACCCGCGAGTACTCCTGAGGACACCGCTGGGGGCCAGGCTGGGTCGGACAGCGCTCagggtcctggggtctctggagCCCTCGGGACTTGCTCCTGCTGCCTGTGTGGCTGGGCCCCTGCCTCTCTTCAGGCCCCTAATAAAGCAGTGGGCTGGCTTTGCTGCTTGGAGACTGTGTGCACGCCTGTATGCGCCTCCGCCGCCGTGCCCACTCCTGACTGCCTTTCTGTGTGGGGTTCTGTGCAGGCCTGGGGGCCCGGGAggagtggtcagggagggcttccaggGGAGGTGA
- the GPT gene encoding alanine aminotransferase 1 isoform X1, with protein sequence MAWRTGDHSQAAAGGLKEKVLTLDTMNPCVRKVEYAVRGPIVLRALELEQELRQGVKKPFTEVIRANIGDAQAMGQMPITFLRQVLALCVHPDLLNSPDFPDDAKRRAERILQACGGHSLGAYSISSGTQLIREDVARYIERRDGGIPADPNNIFLSTGASDAIVTLLKLLVAGEGRTRTGVLIPIPQYPLYSAALAELNAVQVDYYLDEERAWALDVAELRRALLQARDHCRPRALCIINPGNPTGQVQTRECIEAVIRFAFEEGLFLLADEVYQDNVYAEGSQFHSFKKVLTEMGPPYAARQELASFHSVSKGYMGECGFRGGYVEVVNMDAAVQQQMQKLRSVRLCPPTPGQVLLDVAVSPPAPSDPSFAQFQAERRAVLAELAAKAKLTQQVFNEAPGIRCNPVQGAMYSFPRVQLPPRAVQRAQELGLAPDMFFCLRLLEETGICVVPGSGFGQREGTYHFRMTILPPMEKLRPLLETLSQFHAKFTREYS encoded by the exons ATGGCCTGGAGGACAGGTGACCACAGCCAGGCGGCAGCGGGTGGGCTGAAGGAGAAGGTGCTGACACTGGACACCATGAACCCGTGTGTCCGGAAGGTGGAGTATGCAGTTCGAGGCCCAATTGTGCTGCGGGCGCTGGAGCTGGAGCAGGAACTGCGCCAG GGCGTAAAGAAGCCCTTCACTGAGGTCATCCGAGCCAACATCGGGGACGCACAGGCCATGGGGCAGATGCCTATCACCTTCCTGCGCCAG GTCCTGGCGCTCTGCGTCCACCCTGATCTCCTGAACAGCCCTGACTTCCCTGACGACGCCAAGAGGAGGGCGGAGCGCATCTTGCAGGCATGTGGGGGCCACAGCCTGG GGGCCTACAGCATCAGCTCTGGCACCCAGCTGATCCGCGAGGACGTGGCGCGGTACATTGAGCGGCGCGATGGAGGCATTCCCGCCGACCCCAATAACATCTTCCTGTCCACGGGGGCCAGCGACGCCATCGTG ACGTTGCTGAAGTTGCTGGTGGCCGGCGAGGGTCGCACGCGCACGGGCGTGCTCATTcccatccctcagtatccactcTACTCCGCCGCGCTGGCCGAGCTCAACGCGGTGCAGGTGGACTACTACCTGGACGAGGAGCGCGCCTGGGCGCTCGACGTGGCCGAGCTGCGGCGCGCGCTGCTCCAGGCGCGTGACCACTGTCGCCCCCGCGCGCTCTGCATCATCAACCCCGGCAACCCCACCG GGCAGGTGCAGACCCGCGAGTGCATTGAGGCCGTGATCCGCTTCGCCTTTGAGGAGGGGCTCTTCCTGTTGGCTGATGAG GTGTACCAAGACAACGTGTACGCCGAGGGCTCGCAGTTCCACTCGTTCAAGAAGGTGCTCACGGAGATGGGGCCGCCATACGCGGCGCGGCAGGAGCTCGCCTCCTTCCACTCGGTCTCCAAAGGCTACATGGGCGA GTGCGGCTTCCGCGGCGGCTACGTGGAGGTGGTGAACATGGACGCAGCGGTGCAGCAGCAGATGCAGAAGCTGCGGAGCGTGCGCCTGTGCCCGCCCACGCCGGGCCAGGTCCTGCTAGACGTGGCGGTCAGCCCGCCCGCGCCCTCCGACCCCTCCTTCGCGCAGTTCCAGGCG GAGAGGCGGGCGGTGCTGGCCGAGCTGGCGGCCAAGGCCAAGCTCACGCAGCAGGTCTTCAACGAGGCTCCCGGCATCCGCTGCAACCCGGTGCAGGGAGCCATGTACTCCTTCCCGCGCGTGCAGCTGCCCCCGCGCGCGGTGCAGCGCGCTCAG GAGCTGGGCCTGGCTCCCGACATGTTCTTTTGCCTGCGCCTCCTGGAGGAGACCGGCATCTGCGTCGTGCCTGGCAGTGGCTTCGGGCAGCGGGAAGGCACCTACCACTTCCG GATGACCATTCTGCCCCCCATGGAGAAGCTGCGGCCCTTGCTGGAAACGCTGAGCCAGTTCCACGCCAAGTTCACCCGCGAGTACTCCTGA